Proteins co-encoded in one Stenotrophomonas maltophilia genomic window:
- a CDS encoding YhdP family protein, with the protein MSAPPRLRLRRIRRHFIAACAVGLVGLALLVGTLSQLLPLAERHPGTIAAWLSERAGQPVRFDQLQTAWTRRGPLLQLKGLRIGAGQGLAIGEAEVLVSMYSGLLPGRSLTELRLRGLALDLQQGQDGRWSVRGLPQSSSGGDPLDALRRLGELQVIEGRLGVHAPQLGIDATLPRIDLRLRVNGDRLRVGVRAWAQADALPLTAVLDVDRRHGNGQAWLGADPVDFHAWSPLLAAGGVRLREGKGELNLWLTLRDFAPVALTTDSDLRGVRVQGAAMPGVAAPQLQLQRVQARLRWQRQAEGWALQVPRLRLTTDEGEQRLDGLQVQVGRQLRVSAAAAQAGTALRGLALSDRLPADLRRWLFLSRPQLEVAELQLAGERDGPLWAQGELQSLGFASVGGSPGVRGLGGRFEGDANGFSLQLQPQRQLQFDWPTGFGVRHDLHLAGQVVGWRDEGGGWRIGTPAMRVEGTDYAADVRGGVWFQGDGTRPWLQLAAKLDDVPMTAAKRFWIHSKMSKGATDWLDMALAGGQVRGGVGLVTGDLDDWPFDNHDGRFEATGHITQGEIRFQHDWPLMSQVDADIAFIGPGFDMRGRGDLAGVAVQTFEAGIADFGQQPLYVRADAQSEAGKLLAMLRQSPLHKDYGDTLDNLTAAGPAHVTFDLLQPLHHDEGGGHLQGTVDLAGVKLVDKRFQLAFDNMHGQARYSNGGFDAEELSVRHLGQDGRLSLRAGGYVRDSRLAFESQLSAHLDAGVLIDRAPEMAWLKPYINGTSAWTIAVNLPKVAPGAPAPPSELRLSSDLVGTRLDLPAPLDKPATEPLATSVAAQLPMGAGRIDVAFGQRLALAARSHNNQTGVQVTLGSDRVDREPPPNGLTVNGRSPTLDALEWIGLARGGSDDDAMPLRAVDVQVGQLKLIGGVFEQTRLQLRPGAQALDVRLDGPSLAGRLTVPNAEGGTISGQLDRVHWQSLPAAPGATPAPARVQAGANDMDPAKLPPFALDIADLKFGKVVLGQAVLRTRPLANGLNVDELRFRAPDQEIDISGRWLGRSGGARTELTAQVRSEDLGGLMQNLDYGGQLRGGAGQAQLQASWSGGPSDFQLANLQGSLDLHARNGQLLELEPGAGRVLGLLSVTQLPRRLMFDFRDFFSKGFAFNQIDGRMQFGQGMARTDKVLIEGPAANITIRGQADLRNQQFDQTIDVNPRAGNLLTVVGAVAGGPVGAALGAATNAVLSKPLGEIGARTYKVTGPWKEPKVEVIERSRDKTPPAPGPAPAPAIPPTVTDLPRSR; encoded by the coding sequence GCCACCGCGCCTGCGACTGCGAAGGATCCGCCGTCATTTCATTGCCGCCTGTGCGGTGGGCCTGGTTGGGCTTGCACTGCTGGTGGGCACGCTCAGCCAGCTGTTGCCGCTGGCCGAGCGTCATCCCGGGACGATTGCCGCCTGGCTGAGCGAGCGTGCCGGCCAGCCGGTGCGTTTTGACCAGCTGCAGACCGCCTGGACCCGGCGCGGCCCGCTGCTGCAGCTGAAGGGCCTGCGCATCGGCGCCGGCCAGGGCCTGGCCATCGGCGAGGCCGAGGTGCTGGTGTCGATGTACAGCGGGCTGCTGCCCGGGCGTTCGCTGACCGAGCTGCGCCTGCGTGGCCTGGCGTTGGACCTGCAACAGGGCCAGGACGGTCGCTGGTCGGTGCGTGGGCTGCCGCAGTCCAGCAGCGGGGGGGACCCGCTGGATGCACTGCGCCGGCTCGGCGAACTGCAGGTGATCGAGGGCCGCCTGGGCGTGCACGCGCCGCAGCTGGGCATCGATGCCACCTTGCCGCGCATCGACCTGCGCCTGCGGGTCAATGGCGACCGCCTGCGGGTAGGCGTACGTGCGTGGGCGCAGGCGGACGCGCTGCCGCTGACCGCGGTGCTGGACGTGGACCGCCGCCATGGCAACGGCCAGGCCTGGCTGGGTGCCGATCCTGTTGATTTCCATGCCTGGTCGCCACTGCTGGCGGCCGGCGGCGTGCGCCTGCGTGAAGGCAAGGGCGAATTGAACCTGTGGCTGACCCTGCGCGACTTCGCGCCGGTGGCGCTGACCACCGACTCGGACCTGCGCGGGGTGCGCGTGCAGGGCGCTGCGATGCCCGGCGTGGCAGCCCCGCAGCTGCAGCTGCAGCGCGTGCAGGCGCGACTGCGCTGGCAGCGCCAGGCCGAGGGCTGGGCATTGCAGGTGCCGCGCCTGCGCCTGACCACGGACGAGGGCGAGCAGCGGCTCGATGGCTTGCAGGTGCAGGTGGGCAGGCAGCTGCGGGTGAGCGCCGCGGCGGCACAGGCGGGGACCGCGTTGCGTGGCCTGGCCCTGAGCGATCGCCTGCCGGCGGACCTGCGTCGCTGGCTGTTCCTGTCCCGGCCACAGCTGGAGGTGGCTGAGCTGCAGCTGGCCGGCGAACGCGACGGCCCGTTGTGGGCGCAGGGCGAACTGCAGTCGCTGGGCTTTGCCAGCGTGGGCGGGTCCCCGGGCGTGCGCGGTTTGGGCGGCCGTTTCGAGGGCGATGCCAACGGTTTCAGCCTGCAGCTGCAACCGCAGCGCCAGCTGCAGTTCGATTGGCCAACGGGCTTTGGCGTACGCCACGACCTGCACCTGGCAGGGCAGGTGGTGGGCTGGCGCGACGAAGGCGGTGGCTGGCGCATCGGAACGCCGGCGATGCGCGTGGAAGGCACCGACTACGCCGCCGATGTGCGCGGTGGGGTCTGGTTCCAGGGCGATGGCACGCGGCCGTGGCTGCAGCTGGCGGCCAAGCTGGACGACGTGCCGATGACCGCGGCCAAGCGCTTCTGGATCCATTCCAAGATGAGCAAGGGCGCTACCGACTGGCTGGACATGGCGCTGGCCGGCGGCCAGGTACGCGGCGGTGTCGGCCTGGTCACCGGTGACCTGGACGACTGGCCGTTCGACAACCACGATGGCCGCTTCGAGGCCACCGGCCACATCACCCAGGGTGAGATCCGCTTCCAGCACGACTGGCCGTTGATGAGCCAGGTCGATGCCGACATCGCCTTCATCGGCCCCGGCTTCGACATGCGCGGACGCGGTGATCTGGCCGGGGTGGCCGTGCAGACCTTCGAAGCGGGCATTGCCGACTTCGGCCAGCAGCCCCTGTATGTGCGCGCCGACGCGCAGAGCGAGGCCGGCAAGCTGCTGGCGATGCTGCGGCAAAGCCCGCTGCACAAGGACTACGGCGACACCCTGGACAATCTCACCGCTGCCGGCCCTGCGCACGTGACGTTCGATCTGCTGCAGCCGCTGCACCACGATGAAGGGGGCGGCCACCTGCAGGGCACGGTCGATCTGGCCGGCGTGAAGCTGGTCGACAAGCGCTTCCAGCTGGCGTTCGACAACATGCACGGGCAGGCGCGCTACAGCAATGGCGGTTTCGATGCCGAGGAACTGTCGGTGCGGCATCTCGGCCAGGACGGCCGCCTGAGCCTGCGTGCCGGTGGCTACGTGCGTGACAGCAGGCTGGCCTTCGAATCGCAGCTGTCGGCCCATCTCGATGCCGGGGTGTTGATCGACCGCGCGCCGGAAATGGCCTGGCTCAAGCCCTATATCAACGGCACCTCGGCCTGGACCATCGCGGTGAACCTGCCCAAGGTGGCGCCGGGGGCGCCGGCCCCGCCCAGCGAGCTGCGGTTGAGTTCGGATCTGGTCGGGACCCGCCTGGACCTGCCGGCACCGCTGGACAAGCCGGCCACCGAGCCGCTGGCGACCTCGGTGGCCGCGCAGCTGCCGATGGGCGCCGGCCGCATCGACGTGGCGTTCGGCCAGCGCCTGGCCCTGGCCGCGCGCAGCCACAACAACCAGACCGGCGTACAGGTCACGCTCGGCAGCGACCGTGTTGACCGCGAGCCGCCGCCGAACGGGCTGACGGTCAATGGCCGCAGCCCGACCCTGGACGCACTGGAGTGGATCGGCCTGGCACGCGGCGGCAGTGACGATGATGCGATGCCGCTGCGCGCAGTGGACGTGCAGGTCGGCCAGCTGAAGCTGATCGGCGGCGTGTTCGAGCAGACCCGCTTGCAGCTGCGCCCGGGCGCGCAGGCGCTGGACGTGCGCCTGGATGGCCCTTCGCTGGCTGGCCGCCTGACCGTGCCCAACGCCGAAGGCGGCACCATCAGTGGCCAGCTCGACCGCGTGCACTGGCAATCGCTGCCGGCGGCGCCGGGGGCGACGCCGGCACCGGCGCGGGTGCAGGCCGGTGCCAATGACATGGACCCGGCAAAGCTGCCACCGTTCGCGCTGGACATTGCCGACCTGAAGTTCGGCAAGGTGGTGCTGGGCCAGGCGGTGCTGCGCACGCGCCCGCTGGCCAACGGCCTGAACGTGGACGAGCTGCGCTTCCGTGCACCGGACCAGGAAATCGACATCAGCGGCCGCTGGCTGGGCCGCAGCGGCGGTGCCCGCACCGAACTGACCGCGCAGGTGCGCAGTGAAGACCTGGGCGGGCTGATGCAGAACCTCGACTATGGTGGCCAGTTGCGCGGGGGGGCCGGCCAGGCGCAGCTGCAGGCCTCCTGGAGTGGTGGCCCATCGGACTTCCAGCTGGCCAATCTGCAGGGCAGCCTGGACCTGCATGCGCGCAACGGCCAGCTGCTGGAGCTGGAACCGGGCGCCGGCCGCGTCCTGGGCCTGCTGAGCGTCACCCAGCTGCCGCGCCGCCTGATGTTCGACTTCCGCGACTTCTTCTCCAAGGGCTTCGCGTTCAACCAGATTGACGGCCGCATGCAGTTCGGCCAGGGCATGGCGCGCACCGACAAGGTGCTGATCGAAGGCCCGGCGGCGAACATCACCATCCGCGGCCAGGCCGACCTGCGCAACCAGCAGTTCGACCAGACCATCGACGTCAACCCGCGCGCCGGCAACCTGCTGACCGTGGTCGGCGCGGTGGCCGGTGGCCCGGTGGGGGCGGCGCTCGGCGCGGCCACCAATGCGGTATTGTCCAAACCGTTGGGCGAGATTGGCGCCCGAACCTACAAGGTGACCGGTCCATGGAAGGAGCCGAAGGTGGAAGTGATCGAACGCAGCCGAGACAAGACCCCGCCAGCGCCCGGACCGGCGCCGGCACCGGCCATTCCGCCCACCGTCACCGACCTGCCGCGCTCGCGCTGA
- the tldD gene encoding metalloprotease TldD, translating into MTDIALTLAQDRLLRPGGLDTAGLERAFGQLLGPGVDFGDLYFQHARRESWSVEDGIVKDGAHSIEQGVGVRAIAGEKTGFAYSDDIHADALLTAAQSARAISREGGAQSGRSLLRGTARALYPALDPIDGIGNEAKVEVLKRLDGYLRAADPRVKQVMVSLSGGVDTVLIARSDGVLGADVRPLVRLNVQVIVEHNGRRESGYSGGGGRFGYDELFAGGRPEALAREALRQALVNLEAVPAPAGVMPVVLGPGWPGVLLHEAVGHGLEGDFNRKGTSVYAGRIGERVAAPGVTIVDDGTLDGRRGSLNIDDEGHPTQCTTLIEDGILVGYMQDSLNARLMGMAPTGNARRESFAHLTMPRMTNTYMRAGQHDPQEMIRSVKKGLYAVNFGGGQVDITSGKYVFSATEAYLIEDGRITAPVKGATLIGNGPETMQKVRMIGNDLALDEGVGVCGKDGQSVPVGVGQPSLLIEGITVGGTQA; encoded by the coding sequence ATGACTGATATCGCCCTGACGCTTGCCCAAGACCGCCTGCTGCGCCCCGGTGGCCTGGATACCGCCGGCCTGGAGCGCGCCTTCGGCCAGTTGCTCGGCCCGGGTGTCGACTTCGGCGACCTCTATTTCCAGCACGCCCGGCGCGAGAGCTGGAGCGTGGAAGACGGCATCGTCAAGGACGGCGCCCATTCCATCGAGCAGGGCGTGGGCGTACGCGCCATCGCCGGTGAAAAGACCGGTTTCGCCTATTCCGATGACATCCACGCCGACGCACTGCTGACGGCGGCGCAGTCGGCACGTGCGATCTCGCGCGAAGGCGGGGCCCAGTCGGGTCGCTCGCTGCTGCGGGGCACCGCGCGCGCGCTGTACCCGGCGCTGGACCCGATCGACGGCATCGGCAACGAGGCCAAGGTCGAGGTGCTCAAGCGCCTGGACGGTTACCTGCGTGCCGCCGACCCGCGGGTGAAGCAGGTGATGGTCAGCCTGTCCGGCGGCGTCGACACCGTGCTGATCGCCCGCAGCGATGGCGTGCTGGGTGCCGATGTGCGCCCGCTGGTGCGCCTGAACGTGCAGGTGATCGTCGAACACAACGGGCGCCGCGAGTCCGGCTACTCCGGTGGCGGTGGCCGCTTCGGCTACGACGAACTGTTCGCCGGCGGCCGCCCCGAAGCGCTGGCCCGCGAGGCGCTGCGCCAGGCGCTGGTGAATCTGGAGGCCGTGCCGGCCCCGGCCGGAGTGATGCCGGTGGTGCTGGGCCCGGGCTGGCCTGGCGTGCTGCTGCACGAAGCTGTCGGCCATGGCCTGGAAGGTGACTTCAACCGCAAGGGCACCAGCGTCTATGCCGGGCGCATCGGCGAACGCGTGGCGGCGCCGGGGGTGACCATCGTCGACGACGGCACCCTCGACGGGCGCCGCGGCTCGTTGAACATCGACGATGAAGGCCATCCGACCCAGTGCACCACGTTGATCGAGGACGGCATCCTGGTCGGCTACATGCAGGACAGCCTCAATGCGCGGTTGATGGGCATGGCGCCCACCGGCAACGCACGTCGTGAATCCTTCGCGCACCTGACCATGCCACGCATGACCAACACCTACATGCGCGCCGGACAGCACGACCCGCAGGAGATGATCCGTTCGGTGAAGAAGGGCCTGTACGCGGTGAACTTCGGTGGCGGCCAGGTCGACATCACCAGCGGCAAGTACGTCTTCTCGGCCACCGAGGCCTACCTGATCGAGGATGGCCGCATCACCGCGCCGGTGAAGGGCGCAACGCTGATCGGCAACGGCCCGGAAACCATGCAGAAGGTGCGCATGATCGGCAACGACCTCGCCCTCGATGAGGGCGTGGGCGTCTGTGGCAAGGACGGGCAGAGCGTGCCGGTGGGTGTCGGCCAGCCCTCGCTGTTGATCGAGGGCATCACCGTCGGCGGTACCCAGGCCTGA
- the yjgA gene encoding ribosome biogenesis factor YjgA — MRGRDEETGEFLDKSRKQKRGEALEVLALGEKLVSLTPAQLARLPIPEDLLPHIAECKRITAHIAHKRQLAFLAKHMRREDEATLEAIRDALDANSETGRREVAMMHRVEDWRERLLADGDTALAALLDDYPQADRQQLRTLVRNAQAEKARNKPPRAYREIYQVLRGLMLPAALGLKTASGDDADDTVDDADTD; from the coding sequence ATGCGCGGACGCGACGAAGAAACCGGTGAATTCCTTGACAAGAGCCGCAAGCAGAAGCGCGGCGAAGCCCTGGAAGTACTGGCCCTGGGTGAGAAGCTGGTGTCGCTGACCCCGGCCCAGCTGGCGCGCCTGCCGATTCCGGAGGACCTGCTGCCGCACATCGCCGAGTGCAAGCGGATCACCGCGCACATCGCCCACAAGCGGCAGCTGGCGTTCCTGGCCAAGCACATGCGCCGCGAGGACGAGGCCACGCTGGAGGCGATCCGCGATGCGCTGGACGCCAACAGCGAAACCGGCCGCCGCGAGGTGGCGATGATGCACCGCGTGGAAGACTGGCGCGAGCGCCTGCTGGCCGACGGTGACACGGCGCTGGCCGCGCTGCTGGACGACTACCCGCAGGCCGACCGCCAGCAGCTGCGCACGCTGGTACGCAATGCCCAGGCCGAAAAGGCCAGGAACAAGCCGCCGCGCGCCTACCGCGAGATCTACCAGGTGCTGCGCGGGCTGATGCTGCCGGCCGCGCTGGGCCTGAAGACGGCCAGCGGCGACGACGCCGACGACACGGTCGACGACGCCGACACGGACTGA
- the pmbA gene encoding metalloprotease PmbA has protein sequence MNVIAPEVAVGDDSPARLERLADLSQQLLDRARALGASQAEVSCSEDRGLDVNVRLGEVETVQSTRDRGIAVTVYFGQRKGSASTGDLNESSLAATVEQACAIARHTEDDPAAGLAEAALMATHFPELDSWHPWALQADEAVDLALACENAGREADAQIRNSDGASVSSMQSLSVYANSHGFIGRERGTHHSIGCALIAGQGDGMQRDGWYTSALAREDLEDVGRVGRQAAERTVARLQPRSLATGSMPVLFAPEVARSLVGHLLTAVSGGALYRQASFLLDSVGQRLFPEWMQIDELPHLRRGLRSAAFDGDGVATRASALVRDGVLQRYVLGSYSARKLGLQTTANAGGVHNLQLAANAGSLHEIAARMGSGLLVTELMGQGVNGVTGDYSRGAGGFRVENGEIQYPVDGITIAGNLREMFSSIEAVGSDVDPRSHIRTGSILLGRMTIAGND, from the coding sequence TTGAACGTGATCGCCCCTGAAGTCGCCGTCGGTGACGACAGCCCGGCCCGCCTGGAACGGCTGGCCGACCTTTCCCAGCAGCTGCTCGACCGCGCCCGCGCGCTGGGCGCCAGCCAGGCCGAAGTCAGCTGCAGCGAGGACCGCGGCCTGGATGTCAACGTCCGCCTGGGTGAGGTGGAGACCGTGCAGTCCACCCGCGACCGCGGTATCGCCGTGACCGTCTATTTCGGCCAGCGCAAGGGCAGTGCCAGCACCGGAGACCTGAACGAGAGCAGCCTGGCGGCCACCGTCGAGCAGGCCTGCGCGATCGCCCGGCATACCGAGGACGACCCTGCCGCCGGCCTGGCCGAGGCCGCATTGATGGCCACCCACTTCCCGGAACTGGACAGTTGGCACCCGTGGGCGCTGCAGGCCGATGAGGCGGTGGACCTGGCGCTGGCGTGCGAGAACGCCGGGCGCGAGGCCGACGCGCAGATCCGCAACTCCGACGGCGCCTCGGTGTCGAGCATGCAGAGCCTGTCGGTGTACGCCAATTCGCATGGGTTCATCGGCCGCGAGCGCGGCACCCATCATTCGATCGGCTGTGCGCTGATCGCCGGCCAGGGGGATGGCATGCAGCGCGACGGCTGGTACACCAGCGCGCTGGCCCGCGAGGACCTGGAGGACGTGGGCCGGGTCGGGCGCCAGGCCGCCGAGCGCACCGTGGCCCGCCTGCAGCCGCGGTCGCTGGCGACCGGCAGCATGCCGGTGCTGTTTGCCCCGGAAGTGGCGCGCAGCCTGGTGGGACACCTGCTGACGGCCGTGTCCGGCGGCGCGCTGTACCGCCAGGCCAGCTTCCTGCTGGACAGCGTCGGCCAGCGCCTGTTCCCCGAGTGGATGCAGATCGACGAACTGCCGCACCTGCGCCGCGGCCTGCGTTCGGCGGCCTTCGATGGTGATGGCGTGGCCACCCGCGCCTCGGCGCTGGTGCGTGACGGCGTGCTGCAGCGCTACGTGCTGGGCAGCTACTCGGCGCGCAAGCTGGGCCTGCAGACCACCGCCAATGCCGGCGGCGTGCACAACCTGCAGCTGGCGGCCAATGCCGGCTCGCTGCACGAGATCGCCGCCCGGATGGGCAGCGGCCTGCTGGTGACCGAGCTGATGGGGCAGGGCGTGAACGGGGTGACCGGCGACTATTCGCGCGGTGCCGGCGGCTTCCGTGTCGAGAACGGCGAGATCCAGTACCCGGTGGACGGCATCACCATCGCCGGCAATCTGCGCGAGATGTTCAGCAGCATCGAGGCGGTTGGCAGCGACGTCGACCCCCGCTCGCACATCCGGACCGGCTCGATCCTGCTTGGACGAATGACCATCGCCGGTAATGATTGA
- a CDS encoding DUF4870 domain-containing protein, whose product MSEFDNVPPPPATTNAPADQRTMALAAHLLGIFTWFIGPLIIWLINKDDASKAFVTDQAKEALNFQITITIAMLICIVLTIVIIGGILAPIVGILNLVFCIIAAVKANNGEAYRYPFALRLVK is encoded by the coding sequence GTGAGTGAATTCGATAACGTCCCGCCGCCGCCGGCCACCACCAATGCGCCGGCCGACCAGCGCACCATGGCCCTGGCTGCCCACCTGCTGGGCATCTTCACCTGGTTCATCGGCCCGCTGATCATCTGGCTGATCAACAAGGATGATGCCAGCAAGGCCTTCGTCACCGACCAGGCCAAGGAAGCGCTGAACTTCCAGATCACCATCACCATCGCGATGCTGATCTGCATCGTGCTGACCATCGTGATCATCGGCGGCATCCTGGCGCCGATCGTCGGCATCCTGAACCTGGTGTTCTGCATCATCGCGGCGGTGAAGGCCAACAACGGCGAAGCCTATCGCTATCCGTTCGCGCTGCGCCTGGTCAAGTAA